A region of the Muricauda sp. MAR_2010_75 genome:
TTTGGCCCTGTCTGCATTTGAGTACAACCGAAATCTTTTAATGGACGTCATTGACGAAAAATTGGAGATTGAGGGGATGGCATTGGACAAGTTGTTTTCCTTACTGCATTTTTACAAACAATACGATGTTTTTACCTTGCCCCTTGGAGGCTGTCCCATATTGAACGTTGGGGTGGATGCCCAAAACAACAACAATCTTCTAGCTGCGGCCGTAAAAGAAACCATTAAAGAGATTGAAGGCAAAATGGCCTTGGTCCTAGAAAATGGAGTGAATCAGAATGAAATCCATTTGCCGGTTCCTCCGCTTCAATTTGCCAAACAATTGTTCACTATGATCCAAGGGGCCGTGGCCTTGAGTACCATGACCCGTGATCGAAAGTATTTGATTAATACCTTAACGTATCTGGAGCACTTGGTGCAAAAGGAAGTAAAAAAATAATTGCCCTAAGTCCGTTACGGGTACACATTGAAAACCAGACCTTTACCAGGTTAAGATGAACATTTACGAATATCTATTTTCCCTATTTTCGTTTCTCGCCCTGATTTTGGCGATTCTTCTTTTTTTGAAGAAAAAGGGAGACCGATGGGCCAATAGCCTTTTGGGTATTTATGTGCTGCTTTTTGGTTATAATGTATTCTACAATACACTATACTGGTCCAAAAAACTCTTTACCGCAGACTTTATCGGACTCCTTTTTACCAATGTATTGGTTTGGGTGCTATACGGACCAATATTATATTTTTACATCCGAAGGGTGCTCTACGGCACCAAATTTAGAGGGAAAGACCTCCTGCATTTTTTGCCTTTTTTGATTCTTCTACTGAACTACTCCCGAGTATATGTAATGGATTCTGCAACAAAAATGGAATTGTTACAAAACCGAACCATTATTTTGCACTTGTACTTTTTTACATACTATGAGGAGATTGCAATAATAGCACTTATGCTGCTGTATTTTGCGCTCATCTACACCCGACTTAAAAAAGGAACCGCTGGTTTCAACAAAGACCTTTGGTTAAAATGGGTCTCATTTTCGTATTTGGCGTATGTAATTTCTTTTTCATCCTACTTTGTCCTGCAGGGTTTGGGTATTTTGCAAAAGGAGCACGATTACTTCATTGGAGCATCCATGATTTTCTTTATCTCCATGCTTGCCTATTTTGGATTTGCACAGCCAGAAGTTTTTGAAGGCACTCCCATGAACAAAATAATGCCCATCATAAAATACAAAACCACAGGATTGACCCACGGCTATGCAATGGAACTCAAAGAAAACCTGCAAAAGTATATGGAAGAGGTCAAACCCTATTTAAAAAGTGAATTCAGACTGGATGATCTGGCTGAAAACCTCAACGTCTCCAGACACCATTGCTCTCAAGTCATCAATGAACAGTTTGATTCCACTTTTTTCAATTTCATCAATAAATACAGAATTGAAGAGGCTAAGGAAATGTTGGAAAAAGATCAATCCCTTACTATTTCCGATGTAATGTACGCCTGTGGCTTTAATAATAGAGTGTCTTTCTACAACGCTTTTAAAAAGTTTACGGGAACCACTCCAAAGTCATTTCTGGAGTCTGCCGCCAGCTAATCCCTAGAACTTCGTCCCATTGTGTAAATCTTTATAAGGATTTATACCCTCTATAGATTTTATGTATTCATTTGTGTGGATACGTTATGGTATACCTCCCCAACCTTGAAACTTTTGAACAATGAGAGCAAAACATCCTTATATGAGTCCTATTTTTTTACTTCTCCTTACGTTAATCAGTGCCTGCAGTTCAGATTCCAATAGTACGGATGATTCTCCCGACAACACACCTGTGCTGTCCAGCATTAGCATTGGTTCATCGAACGGTAACCAACTTGATCTTTTTGGCACCAATACTACTTCGCTGAGTGTCATGGGAACGGATCAGTTTGGACTAGACATTGCTATTACGGAAACCGTGACTTGGTCGGCCAACAACGACAATGTAAGCGTTGACCAAAATGGAATGGTAACGGGTCAGAAAGTTGGAAATTCCACGGTTGAAGCAGCCGTTGGAAGCCTATCAAAAACCATTGCGTTGACCATTGTTGATTCTGAACCGCAACCCGGCACGTATATCTATGTGAGCGATGCCGTGAATTTCAACAATGGGCCTTGGAAAATATTTCGATATGATGAAAACGGACAAAATCCAACAGTCTTTATTGATGAAGAACTTGCCTGGCCGCAAGATATTGTCTTTTTGGAAGATCAAGGCCAAGTGCTCATCTCCAATTTAAGTTCCGGCAAAATCAATAGGCACGATGCGGCTACCGGGGCACTGATTGGCAGTTTTGCAACCAACATCGGTGGTCCTACACGTATGAAAATCGGCGCAGATAATTTGTTGTATGTGTTGCAGTGGCAAGGTGATGGACTTGTGCTTCGGTATGGATTGGATGGTACCTTGATTGACAAGTTTACCAGTGTAGCTGTTCCTCAAAGTATTGGTCTGGATTGGGATTCCGAAGGCAATCTCTATGTATCCTCCTATAGTGGTGCCTTTGTTCAAAAATTTGATTCAGAGGGCAACGACCTTGGAAAGTTCATCGCTTCAGACGTTGAAGGTCCCACAAACATTTGGTTTGATGAAAATGACAATCTTTTTGCCAATGACTGGACGGGCAACAAAGTGGTTCAATTCGATTCTGAAGGCAACTTTGTGAAAAACGTAATTTCCACTGGTATCAATCAGCCGGAAGGTGTCGACTTTTTCCCCAATGGCGACTTTTTAATTGGCAGTGGGGGCACTTCCGAAGTAAGACAATATGACTCCAACGGAAATTTTATTAAAAACCTGGTAAGTGCTGGTGCTGGCGGACTCGTTCGCCCAAATGCAGTTAGGATTAGGGTCATTGAATAGGAAGCTGTAATCGGTTCATATATTATTTGGCTTTTCATTTTTCCTTCACTCATGGAAAACTTTAGCTCATGGCTCAATTTTAAAGAGCCCAGGCCATGAGCACCATACCCGATACTGAATTTATCCCATCAACCCATTATCTGTTTGGACCACTTGATGGTATGGTAAATCAAAAAAAAGTCTTCTTGAAAGGTAGATTGGCAACTTGAGGATTAGGCATCCATCAACCCAAAGTTGGCATTCATAAATTACGGCAATTGAAGACCTCTCTATTGCCTTACTTTCCATTCACATAACACCCAATCAAAATAAAACTAACCCTGATTGCCGCCAGAAAATAATTACCTAACAGTTTATAGAACACTATACCGTGGAGGATTTAACCAAAAAAAGTGAGGAGCTCATTAACGCCATCCATGATGGTGATTTGGTGAGGGTGCAAGCGCTTACCGAAGAAAGGGTTCCGCTTAATTCCGAATATGGCAGAAAAACTATAGATATTCCAGGAGAAACCATCGCAGGTATACCCTATAGCACACCTCTGGGCACCGCTTGTAGTCAAGGACATCTGGAAATAGTAAAATACTTGCTTGGCAAAGGGGTTAAGGTAGATATTCAAAATTACCATTCACAGACTCCATTTCTTCTGGCCGTAGAAGCTTGTCAAAAAGGTATAGGGTCCTTTGATGCCGTAAAAGAACTCATTGCTGCTGGAGCCGATATCCATTTCGCGAGTCCATGGGGCAATGCTATCCATTTTGCCATAGGAACTGGTCCAGAAGCCTATGAAATGCTTAAATATTTGCTTGAATTGGGAATTGATCCCCAAGTAAAGGATAAAAAATCCCATTCTGTATTGAGAAAAAAATTCTTTTACCTGACAGAATTAATAAAAGACAATAGTACGATTGGGGGATTACTCTTGGAGCAGTTAAAATTGTTGCGCCTTTATTGGAACAACGAAGATGCCGAAATGAAAAAGCTTTGGGGAGAATGTTTGGAAGCCTTAGAAACAAATGAAGCTAAAAAAATGAAATGGGAAAGTATCTTTCAAAATGAAGATTGGGTGAGCCAAGTATCCAAAAAAATTGAGGATAATGCATTAAAAGGTCCAAAACAGCTGAAATTTTTTGAGGAAATAACCCAATATTTCCTCAATAGATCTGAGGTAATTGCACACCCCGATTGGGGCAAGCTCATCCAAAAAGTGTCCGATATGGGCCCCTCTTCCATTGACTTGATTGAACAAAAAACCGGAAAAAAGACCACAGTATTCAGTCGAACTTGGTATACCAGTGGAATCATGGATGAGATAATCGATAAACATCTATTTACCACAGATTTTTGTCTAGAGATGCTAAACCACGAGGAAGCCGCGAAACGTGACGACTTTTTGGAAATCTTCACTTATGTTCTTGAGGAGGCATCCCATAAATATGGATACGCAAAATATGCCTATAGGGAAAACTTTATGAAGAATTTTTTTGATACCGATTATGTGAAAAATTACAAACACTACAACAAACCACAGAGAATAGTGGCCGAATGTAATCAAGAACCATCTTAAATCTTGTTTCGAATCATTTCCCCCTCACTCTAAAAATCCAGATCTTGTCCGTGTACCTACCATTAAACTGGCTATCCCTAGCCTTTCGGGCTTCTTCCATGGTATTGTAGCGCTCCAAATAGACGTAGTTATATTTGTTTACGTTTCGGTAGAACGATTTTGGATCTAGACCTTTCTGTTTCAGGGTTAGCATAAAACTTTCATAGTATTTTTTGGTTCCAAAAACATTGGCAATAAGGTAAAACCCAGGTTCCAAGCCATCCTCACTGGCCACTTCTTCATATCTTTCATTAGGCCGTAATTCCACTTCCTGTTGTTGAATGGCGGTTATGCTATCCCGCTTCTTTTGCTCCAATACTTGGGCGATACTATCTTGCTGTTGCTTTTTCCGTAGTTGAGCAATACTATCCCTTTGCTGCTGCAACCTTGAAGCTTCCAATTCGGCTTGAGCAATGGAGTCACGAACCCGCTGTTCCTCCGTAAGTTGTTGTCGTCGCAACTGTTCAGCTTCTTGAGCCTCCTGCTTTTCAAGTCTTTGTAACCTAGCCTCTTCCGCCATCCGTTCTTGTGCCAAAGCATCATCTTTTTCCACATCAAAGCCAACCACTTTATTCCGATTATCTGTTGCGCCAAATTGGTAGGAAGCTACCAACTCAAAAGTTGACTCACCATCACTCAACTCGGAATCCCCACCAAATTCCATTAGTCCTCCAATAGAAAATACACGGGCAAAAGTCACCCCAACTCCTCCTGAAGCCCCATAAAAGCTATTATAGCCCCCTTGAGCCCAAAATTTGGGGGTCGATAACAAGGTGTTTAAACCAAATTGAGTATCTCCATTTGGGATAGATTTGACATAGACCAAAGGTCGTACAAAACTAGCCCCCCAAGTGGGGAATAACCCTACATTGAAATCGTTGCTTAGGGTTCCCGTGAAAATTTGAAAATTTTCTGGACCGTTCCCACTATCTGACAGATTGAACCCAAAACCATTTTCAAAAGCAAGGCCTACACTAAATTGATTAACATTCAATCGAACTGCAGGAGAAAACTGAAGAATAAAATCCTTGTTACTTTCTAATTGAGGTACATCCAAATCTGGATCTGGCACAAAACGGTCATCCGCCAAGCTTTCTTGGAAGGCAAAAAGGTTTATTCCTGCCAGTAGCTCTACTCCATCATCCAATAAAAATGTATGCACATAGGTAAGGTGAGCCCCAACATTTAAAAAAACACCGGTATTATGCTGAAGAAACCCCAAAGCAACGGATGATGTGGTATTGATTTGATGGGAATAATTTGCAAAGATAGTGGTGGGATCCCCATCCACGGACTGCCATTGCCAACGGGTCCAAATGGAAAAAGAATTTGGGTTGTTCCAATCAGAAGTATACGTGGCGTTCAACAAATTGGCATTGAACTGAGTGAGCGTATGTTGCCGGAAATCTGCCGGTAAATCAACCTCTTGTGACGATCCAACCACAAACATCAACCCTATTAGTATACAAACCAAAAGTCTACGCATACAGGAAAATAGAAAATTAAACGTTACTTTTAAAAGCGAATACTATAAACTAAGGGAAACTTTAGACCAATACTATGCGAATAACCAAACTCTTAATTGCATTTGCAATTATTATTGGAAGTATCAGCTGCAAAAAAGATACGAAAATTGTGGAAGATCCTGTGGTTTCCACCTTCTATTTTATCCGGCATGCCGAAAAGGACAGAACCGACCCGGACAATCCTGACCCCGAGTTAAACCAAGATGGGCTGGACAGGGCCATTCGATGGGCTGAAGTCTTTGACCCAATTGATTTGGATGTCATTTATTCCACAAACTACGAGCGCACCTCCATGACAGCTGCCCCCACTTCGGTCAAAAAAAACATTGATATAAAATATTATGACCCCAATACGTTGGATGTTGAACAGTTTAAAGCTGAAAATGAAGGACTGAACGTTTTGGTAGTCGGACACAGCAATACCACTCCAAACTTTGTGAACAAGGTCATTAATATTGAAAAATACAATGCTATGGACGACGACGACAATAGCAGCTTGTTCATTGTGCGCATCGTTGATGGTATACCTACGGACATCCGCCTTAAAATGGATTAATCCGCCTCTACTTTTATATTGGTAAGCTCTATTTTTGAAAGGAGTTCCAGTTCACCTGTATCGAAAAGTTGTCCAATCTGTAATATGTCAGCATCCTCATCTTCTGGTTTGTAATTTTCATAGTCTACAAACCGGATTCCACCTACATACCGTTCATTATAAGCTTTTCTGAACCGTTGTCCTCCACCATTTACATGAAAGCTATAGGCTAAATAGTCCGGCTTAAAAGTCTCCACATCAAACCAATACACATACACATCATCATAATCGTCGCCTCCACCGCTTTGATCAAAGGTCACTTTTATTTTGTAATATTCTTTTCCTTTGATGGTTTCATTGCCCAAAAGCTTTTTGTTCACCGCTGCGTCATTTAATCCATAAGGAAGTCTCGCAAAATAATGCACCGAATTCACCGAATTGGCATATCGACCTGCTATGGAATCTGAAACAGCAACAAGCGAGTCATTCATAAAACGTTGAAACTCATTTCCTGTTTTAACATCGGTTATGGTAACCGAATCCACCTGAAAAATGCGTTTTAATACCTTTTTACCCTGTTTATTTTCAGACACATACGTTCTGTCTCGGAAGTCAAAGGAGGTTGAGTGGTCTTCGTAAAGTTTTCCTCCACTTTCTGCAATGGATTTATCCACTATTTCCTGAGCAGTAAGCTGGGTTTTTGATTTTTCTTTACAGGCAAAAGTCAAAAGCAAAATCAGGGGAACTAAGATTTTCTTCATGGGCTTGGTTTTATAGATAATCGTAAAATCTCCCATAACATTACAATTTTCTTGGCAAAGAGTTTATATTTTTGCCCACAATGCAGAAAAACATCAACATAAAAAACAGAAGGGCCCGATTCGATTATGAGATTTTGGAGACGTATACCGCAGGTATTGTATTGGGAGGTACCGAGATAAAATCCATTCGCTTGGGGAAAGCTTCCATATCCCAAAGTTTTTGTGAGTTCAATGACAAAGGGGAACTTTTTGTCATCAACATGCAGATTGATGAGTACAGTCATGGCGGGCATTACAACCATAAACCCAAAGCGGAACGAAAACTGCTCCTCAATAAAAGGGAATTGAAAAAACTCAGAAAAGAAGTCGTTACTACCGGAAACACTATTATTCCGTTAAACCTTTTCATAAATGACAGGGGACTCGCAAAAATGAACATCGGTTTGGCCAAGGGTAAGAAATTATACGATAAGCGAGATACAATTAAGGACCGGGACAGCAAGCGAAATTTGGACCGTATCAAA
Encoded here:
- a CDS encoding TetR/AcrR family transcriptional regulator, encoding MTKKAERTTAYIIETVAPIFNKFGYVGTSMSDLTEATGLTKGAIYGNFENKEALALSAFEYNRNLLMDVIDEKLEIEGMALDKLFSLLHFYKQYDVFTLPLGGCPILNVGVDAQNNNNLLAAAVKETIKEIEGKMALVLENGVNQNEIHLPVPPLQFAKQLFTMIQGAVALSTMTRDRKYLINTLTYLEHLVQKEVKK
- a CDS encoding AraC family transcriptional regulator, yielding MNIYEYLFSLFSFLALILAILLFLKKKGDRWANSLLGIYVLLFGYNVFYNTLYWSKKLFTADFIGLLFTNVLVWVLYGPILYFYIRRVLYGTKFRGKDLLHFLPFLILLLNYSRVYVMDSATKMELLQNRTIILHLYFFTYYEEIAIIALMLLYFALIYTRLKKGTAGFNKDLWLKWVSFSYLAYVISFSSYFVLQGLGILQKEHDYFIGASMIFFISMLAYFGFAQPEVFEGTPMNKIMPIIKYKTTGLTHGYAMELKENLQKYMEEVKPYLKSEFRLDDLAENLNVSRHHCSQVINEQFDSTFFNFINKYRIEEAKEMLEKDQSLTISDVMYACGFNNRVSFYNAFKKFTGTTPKSFLESAAS
- a CDS encoding Ig-like domain-containing protein, coding for MSPIFLLLLTLISACSSDSNSTDDSPDNTPVLSSISIGSSNGNQLDLFGTNTTSLSVMGTDQFGLDIAITETVTWSANNDNVSVDQNGMVTGQKVGNSTVEAAVGSLSKTIALTIVDSEPQPGTYIYVSDAVNFNNGPWKIFRYDENGQNPTVFIDEELAWPQDIVFLEDQGQVLISNLSSGKINRHDAATGALIGSFATNIGGPTRMKIGADNLLYVLQWQGDGLVLRYGLDGTLIDKFTSVAVPQSIGLDWDSEGNLYVSSYSGAFVQKFDSEGNDLGKFIASDVEGPTNIWFDENDNLFANDWTGNKVVQFDSEGNFVKNVISTGINQPEGVDFFPNGDFLIGSGGTSEVRQYDSNGNFIKNLVSAGAGGLVRPNAVRIRVIE
- a CDS encoding ankyrin repeat domain-containing protein translates to MEDLTKKSEELINAIHDGDLVRVQALTEERVPLNSEYGRKTIDIPGETIAGIPYSTPLGTACSQGHLEIVKYLLGKGVKVDIQNYHSQTPFLLAVEACQKGIGSFDAVKELIAAGADIHFASPWGNAIHFAIGTGPEAYEMLKYLLELGIDPQVKDKKSHSVLRKKFFYLTELIKDNSTIGGLLLEQLKLLRLYWNNEDAEMKKLWGECLEALETNEAKKMKWESIFQNEDWVSQVSKKIEDNALKGPKQLKFFEEITQYFLNRSEVIAHPDWGKLIQKVSDMGPSSIDLIEQKTGKKTTVFSRTWYTSGIMDEIIDKHLFTTDFCLEMLNHEEAAKRDDFLEIFTYVLEEASHKYGYAKYAYRENFMKNFFDTDYVKNYKHYNKPQRIVAECNQEPS
- a CDS encoding PorP/SprF family type IX secretion system membrane protein, producing the protein MRRLLVCILIGLMFVVGSSQEVDLPADFRQHTLTQFNANLLNATYTSDWNNPNSFSIWTRWQWQSVDGDPTTIFANYSHQINTTSSVALGFLQHNTGVFLNVGAHLTYVHTFLLDDGVELLAGINLFAFQESLADDRFVPDPDLDVPQLESNKDFILQFSPAVRLNVNQFSVGLAFENGFGFNLSDSGNGPENFQIFTGTLSNDFNVGLFPTWGASFVRPLVYVKSIPNGDTQFGLNTLLSTPKFWAQGGYNSFYGASGGVGVTFARVFSIGGLMEFGGDSELSDGESTFELVASYQFGATDNRNKVVGFDVEKDDALAQERMAEEARLQRLEKQEAQEAEQLRRQQLTEEQRVRDSIAQAELEASRLQQQRDSIAQLRKKQQQDSIAQVLEQKKRDSITAIQQQEVELRPNERYEEVASEDGLEPGFYLIANVFGTKKYYESFMLTLKQKGLDPKSFYRNVNKYNYVYLERYNTMEEARKARDSQFNGRYTDKIWIFRVRGK
- a CDS encoding phosphoglycerate mutase family protein; amino-acid sequence: MRITKLLIAFAIIIGSISCKKDTKIVEDPVVSTFYFIRHAEKDRTDPDNPDPELNQDGLDRAIRWAEVFDPIDLDVIYSTNYERTSMTAAPTSVKKNIDIKYYDPNTLDVEQFKAENEGLNVLVVGHSNTTPNFVNKVINIEKYNAMDDDDNSSLFIVRIVDGIPTDIRLKMD
- a CDS encoding DUF6503 family protein — encoded protein: MKKILVPLILLLTFACKEKSKTQLTAQEIVDKSIAESGGKLYEDHSTSFDFRDRTYVSENKQGKKVLKRIFQVDSVTITDVKTGNEFQRFMNDSLVAVSDSIAGRYANSVNSVHYFARLPYGLNDAAVNKKLLGNETIKGKEYYKIKVTFDQSGGGDDYDDVYVYWFDVETFKPDYLAYSFHVNGGGQRFRKAYNERYVGGIRFVDYENYKPEDEDADILQIGQLFDTGELELLSKIELTNIKVEAD
- the smpB gene encoding SsrA-binding protein SmpB, with the protein product MQKNINIKNRRARFDYEILETYTAGIVLGGTEIKSIRLGKASISQSFCEFNDKGELFVINMQIDEYSHGGHYNHKPKAERKLLLNKRELKKLRKEVVTTGNTIIPLNLFINDRGLAKMNIGLAKGKKLYDKRDTIKDRDSKRNLDRIKKSFNN